The following proteins come from a genomic window of Desulfonatronum thiosulfatophilum:
- the nuoK gene encoding NADH-quinone oxidoreductase subunit NuoK — MTALSMFQFVSLLLLALGLFGVIWRRTLVGMLISAELMLNGAGLSIVASGQLTDASGTVGHAAALFVMGLAAAEAALVLAIIIVVAKRCGHIESARLRTLRG, encoded by the coding sequence ATGACGGCGCTTTCCATGTTTCAATTTGTCAGCCTGCTTTTGCTGGCGCTGGGCCTGTTCGGGGTGATCTGGCGGCGGACCCTGGTGGGCATGCTCATCAGCGCGGAACTGATGCTCAACGGCGCGGGGCTGAGCATCGTGGCCTCGGGCCAGCTGACCGACGCTTCCGGAACCGTGGGCCATGCCGCGGCCCTGTTCGTGATGGGATTGGCCGCGGCCGAGGCGGCCCTGGTTCTGGCGATCATCATCGTCGTGGCCAAGCGCTGCGGTCACATTGAAAGCGCGCGGCTGCGCACCCTGCGAGGCTAG
- a CDS encoding NADH-quinone oxidoreductase subunit J family protein yields the protein MQSLAIIAFGVYVMIILLGGLMAVFSRNMVRALVGLILTLFGVAGCYLLMAAPFMALMQILIYVAAVSIMIFFAIMLTKPPVGAEEHAGRPWWVIAGSVVAALAPVMLIGRVLRWQPLASYEHPQEIVLMDLGQTFIEPYFLAFELISVILTVAMAGAVLLAFERRQGR from the coding sequence ATGCAATCATTGGCCATTATCGCCTTTGGCGTCTATGTGATGATCATTCTGCTTGGAGGATTGATGGCGGTATTCAGCCGCAACATGGTCCGGGCCCTGGTGGGGCTGATTCTGACCCTGTTCGGAGTGGCGGGCTGTTATCTGCTCATGGCCGCGCCCTTCATGGCCCTGATGCAGATTCTGATCTACGTCGCCGCGGTGAGCATCATGATCTTTTTCGCGATCATGCTGACCAAGCCGCCGGTGGGCGCGGAGGAACACGCGGGGCGGCCCTGGTGGGTGATTGCCGGTTCGGTGGTCGCGGCCCTGGCCCCGGTGATGCTCATCGGACGCGTGCTGCGCTGGCAACCTCTGGCCTCGTATGAGCACCCCCAGGAAATCGTCCTAATGGACCTTGGGCAGACCTTCATCGAACCCTATTTCCTGGCCTTTGAACTGATTTCCGTGATCCTGACCGTAGCCATGGCCGGAGCGGTGCTGCTGGCCTTTGAAAGGAGACAAGGCAGATGA
- a CDS encoding complex I subunit 4 family protein, which translates to MIETGFPVLSALIFFPLLAAVGLFFLRDERTIRLYTLVVGLIEMGLALPLLGFDLHTAAFQFVEIVPWVPAWNMHYHVGVDGISLLMVLLTVLLLPLCVLCSWTYIGKRVKEFHFCLLLMIGACVGIFTALDFVLFYIFWEAMLIPMFLLIAVWGGPNRRYASLKFFIYTLAGSTLFLAAIVAFFVQTGTFSIPELMNHEYPFNFQFWTFLAMALAFAIKVPMFPFHTWLPAAHVEAPTAGSVLLASILLKMGTYGFLRFCLPLTPAASEYFAPLMITISIISILYGGAIALGQRDMKKLIAYSSVAHMGFVTLGIFVFTMRGVEGAIMQMINHGVTTGALFMLVGAIYERSHSREIADNMGLGKYLPAYMFFFGLFAIASFGFPGTNGFVSEALVLIGVFEASYLLGALTIPGVMLAAAYMLRLGLKLAWGQPSQAQKWHDLNMREWVYLAPLAVLVLYLGLMPGLALRTINPSVVHLLGQYESRKTMHLETSLKSQPPVLATGQSLSIESPLTRGDDQ; encoded by the coding sequence ATGATTGAAACCGGGTTTCCCGTACTCAGCGCCCTGATCTTTTTTCCCTTGCTGGCCGCGGTGGGGCTGTTCTTCCTGCGCGACGAACGGACCATCCGCCTGTACACCCTGGTGGTCGGACTGATCGAAATGGGTTTGGCTCTGCCGCTTTTGGGCTTTGACCTGCACACCGCGGCCTTCCAGTTCGTGGAGATCGTGCCCTGGGTTCCGGCCTGGAACATGCATTACCATGTGGGCGTGGACGGGATCAGTCTGCTCATGGTGTTGCTGACCGTGCTCCTGCTGCCGCTGTGCGTGCTGTGCTCCTGGACCTACATTGGCAAGCGGGTCAAGGAATTCCATTTCTGCCTGCTGCTGATGATCGGCGCCTGCGTGGGCATCTTCACGGCCCTGGACTTCGTTTTGTTCTACATCTTCTGGGAAGCCATGCTCATTCCCATGTTCCTGCTCATCGCGGTCTGGGGCGGGCCCAACCGGCGCTACGCCTCCCTGAAGTTCTTCATCTACACCCTGGCCGGCAGCACGCTCTTCCTGGCAGCCATTGTGGCGTTTTTCGTTCAGACCGGCACCTTCTCCATTCCGGAACTGATGAACCACGAATACCCCTTCAATTTTCAATTCTGGACCTTTCTGGCCATGGCCCTGGCATTCGCCATCAAGGTGCCCATGTTCCCGTTTCACACCTGGCTACCGGCTGCCCACGTGGAAGCGCCCACGGCCGGCTCCGTGCTCCTGGCCTCCATCCTGCTGAAAATGGGCACCTACGGATTCCTGCGCTTCTGCCTGCCCCTGACCCCGGCGGCCAGTGAATACTTCGCTCCGCTGATGATCACCATTTCCATCATCTCCATCCTCTACGGCGGCGCCATCGCCCTGGGCCAGCGGGACATGAAGAAGCTGATCGCGTATTCCTCCGTGGCTCACATGGGCTTCGTGACCCTGGGCATCTTCGTCTTCACCATGCGCGGGGTCGAAGGCGCGATCATGCAGATGATCAACCACGGCGTGACCACCGGCGCGCTGTTCATGCTCGTCGGCGCCATCTACGAACGCAGCCACAGCCGTGAAATCGCGGACAACATGGGCCTGGGCAAGTACCTGCCGGCCTACATGTTCTTCTTCGGCCTGTTTGCCATAGCCTCCTTCGGCTTCCCCGGAACCAACGGCTTCGTCTCCGAGGCCCTGGTGCTCATCGGGGTCTTCGAGGCCAGCTACCTCCTGGGTGCGCTGACCATTCCCGGGGTGATGCTGGCCGCGGCCTACATGCTCCGGCTGGGACTGAAACTGGCCTGGGGGCAGCCGTCCCAGGCGCAAAAATGGCATGACCTGAACATGCGGGAATGGGTCTACCTGGCGCCCCTGGCCGTCCTGGTTCTCTACCTGGGACTGATGCCCGGCCTAGCCCTGCGGACTATCAATCCTTCCGTGGTTCATTTGCTGGGCCAGTATGAAAGCCGCAAGACCATGCACCTGGAAACCTCCCTGAAGTCGCAGCCTCCCGTACTGGCAACCGGCCAATCCCTTTCTATCGAGTCTCCTTTAACGCGAGGTGACGACCAGTGA
- a CDS encoding Na(+)/H(+) antiporter subunit D yields the protein MTSFIHPALAFFGLALLLLFLAPKVTWWRWLLPVAPVLAIISVFAAGTGDHLHVAYLGLNLSLGRVDSLSLIFANIFAIQALIGFIYAFHLQEIRHHVAAATYVGGAFGCLFAGDYLTLFIFWEVMSVASTLLIWFNTKDNPRAVGAGIRYFLIHTIGGLLMLAGILLRYQVTGDFVFTAVDPANAAYYDWLIMLGFGVNAAFVIVHAWLPDAYPEATIPGAVFMSAFTTKTAVYVLARGYPGWEFLAWMGIVMSLYGVFYATMENNARRILSYHIMSQVGYMITGIGIGTALALNGTSAHAYAHILYKGLLFMSVGAVLYAAGTAKLNELGGLAGRLPLVMLAYVVAGLSISGMPVFNGFVSKTMTIAAAFDDHRVLLGMLMEVAAVGTFLSVGLKLPYFAFWGGKPTYAKPLRPIPVNMYIAMAAAAFLCTAQGLFPDLLYRFLPYPGSEAFQPWSAWKVLLTLLLLGFTGLGFMVMRKVLTPHAQRNLDFEALYIYLGRIFLALVSRPLAWLDSIWSEVYNRIGLVGLLLLGKATSWFDRMGIDFIIDNSAVGARDTGGLMTTAQTGRLQDYLALAIALASGLALLVWYLA from the coding sequence ATGACTAGCTTTATTCATCCGGCGCTCGCCTTCTTCGGTCTGGCTCTGCTGCTCCTGTTTCTGGCCCCCAAGGTCACCTGGTGGCGCTGGCTGCTGCCCGTTGCGCCCGTGCTGGCCATTATCAGCGTTTTTGCCGCCGGCACCGGCGACCATCTGCACGTCGCCTATCTCGGGCTGAACCTGAGCCTGGGCCGGGTGGACAGTCTGTCCCTGATCTTTGCCAACATCTTCGCCATCCAGGCCCTAATCGGCTTCATCTATGCCTTCCATCTCCAGGAGATCCGTCACCATGTGGCCGCGGCCACCTATGTGGGCGGGGCTTTCGGCTGCCTTTTCGCCGGCGACTACCTGACCCTGTTCATTTTCTGGGAAGTGATGAGCGTGGCCTCGACCCTGCTGATCTGGTTCAACACCAAGGACAACCCCAGGGCCGTGGGCGCGGGCATCCGCTACTTCCTGATCCACACCATCGGCGGCCTGCTGATGCTGGCCGGAATCCTGCTGCGCTATCAGGTCACGGGCGACTTCGTCTTCACGGCCGTTGATCCGGCCAATGCCGCCTACTACGACTGGCTGATCATGCTCGGCTTCGGCGTGAACGCGGCCTTTGTCATCGTCCATGCCTGGCTTCCCGACGCCTATCCGGAAGCGACCATCCCCGGCGCGGTCTTCATGAGCGCCTTCACCACGAAAACCGCGGTCTACGTCCTGGCCCGGGGCTATCCCGGCTGGGAATTCCTGGCCTGGATGGGCATCGTCATGTCCCTGTACGGCGTTTTCTACGCGACCATGGAGAACAACGCCCGGCGCATCCTGTCCTATCACATCATGTCCCAGGTCGGGTACATGATCACGGGCATCGGCATCGGTACGGCCCTGGCCCTCAACGGGACCTCGGCCCATGCCTACGCGCACATTCTGTACAAGGGACTCTTGTTCATGAGCGTGGGCGCGGTGCTCTATGCCGCCGGCACCGCGAAGCTCAACGAGCTGGGCGGGCTGGCTGGTCGCCTGCCTCTGGTCATGCTGGCCTACGTTGTAGCCGGTCTTTCCATCTCCGGAATGCCCGTGTTCAACGGCTTTGTCTCCAAAACCATGACCATTGCCGCAGCCTTCGACGACCACCGGGTCCTGCTGGGCATGCTCATGGAAGTGGCCGCGGTGGGCACCTTCCTCTCCGTGGGTCTGAAATTGCCCTACTTCGCCTTCTGGGGGGGCAAGCCCACCTATGCCAAACCCCTCAGGCCCATCCCGGTGAACATGTACATCGCCATGGCCGCCGCGGCCTTCCTGTGCACGGCCCAGGGCCTGTTTCCGGACCTTTTGTACCGATTCCTGCCCTATCCGGGCTCGGAAGCCTTCCAGCCCTGGTCGGCCTGGAAAGTCCTTCTGACCCTGCTCCTGCTGGGCTTCACCGGCCTGGGCTTCATGGTCATGCGCAAGGTGCTCACCCCTCATGCCCAGCGCAATCTGGACTTCGAGGCCCTATACATCTACCTCGGCCGAATTTTCCTGGCCCTGGTCAGCCGCCCCTTGGCCTGGCTGGATTCCATCTGGAGCGAAGTCTACAACCGCATCGGACTGGTGGGGCTGCTCCTGCTGGGCAAGGCCACCTCCTGGTTCGACCGGATGGGCATCGACTTCATCATCGACAACTCCGCCGTGGGCGCCCGGGACACCGGCGGGCTTATGACCACCGCCCAGACCGGCCGCCTCCAGGACTACCTGGCCCTGGCCATCGCCCTGGCCTCCGGCCTGGCGCTGCTGGTCTGGTATCTGGCCTAG
- a CDS encoding monovalent cation/H+ antiporter subunit D family protein, with the protein MPEILVSSKILLPLLITLIAPFGIALARHNPNNREAVSFAAGILTFLTVLSFVPDVLDGKIQTFTLFTLIPGVTVKFGVDGLSLIFALVASFLWILATSYNIGYMRSLDEHAQSRYYFCFAVAIFGALGVAFSANIFTLYLFYEVITLFTYPLVAHHQDDTSFAGARKYLVYLMGTSKLFLLPAMIMTYVLAGSLDFNMTDVMGGIFPADANPTAVTVTYVLFIAGLAKAAIMPLHNWLPSAMVAPTPVSALLHAVAVVKAGVFCVCRIILSAFGLETMDLLYLGIPTAYLAAFTIVAASCIALTKDDLKARLAYSTVSQLSYVILGVALLTPMAVLGGTTHIAHHAFAKITLFFGAGAIYVATHLKKISQLSGVGRRMPWTFGAFSLAALSMIGAPPVCGFVTKWYLANGALQAEQIPILIALMASTVLNASYFGPIIYKAFFESPAPGIRLDDCKEAPLTMVVPLFITALISIFLGLFPDTFMGFIKVMTRF; encoded by the coding sequence ATGCCGGAGATTCTGGTCAGCTCCAAGATCCTGCTTCCCCTGCTTATCACCCTGATCGCGCCTTTTGGCATCGCCCTGGCCCGGCACAACCCGAACAACCGGGAAGCCGTCTCCTTTGCCGCGGGCATCCTGACGTTTCTCACGGTTCTCTCCTTCGTTCCCGACGTCCTGGACGGCAAGATCCAGACCTTCACCCTGTTCACCCTGATTCCCGGGGTCACGGTCAAGTTCGGCGTGGACGGCCTGTCCCTGATCTTTGCATTGGTGGCCTCCTTTCTCTGGATTCTGGCCACCAGCTACAACATCGGCTACATGCGCTCATTGGATGAGCACGCCCAGTCCCGCTACTACTTTTGCTTCGCCGTGGCCATCTTCGGCGCTCTGGGCGTGGCCTTCAGCGCGAACATCTTCACGTTGTACCTGTTCTACGAAGTCATCACCCTGTTCACCTATCCCCTGGTGGCCCACCACCAGGACGACACGTCCTTTGCCGGAGCCCGCAAGTATCTGGTCTACCTGATGGGCACGTCCAAGCTGTTCCTGCTCCCGGCCATGATCATGACCTACGTGCTCGCGGGCAGCCTGGACTTCAACATGACCGACGTCATGGGCGGCATCTTTCCCGCGGATGCCAATCCCACCGCCGTGACCGTCACCTATGTGTTGTTCATCGCCGGTCTGGCCAAGGCCGCGATCATGCCCCTGCACAACTGGCTGCCCTCGGCCATGGTCGCGCCCACCCCGGTCTCGGCCCTGCTGCACGCCGTGGCCGTGGTCAAGGCGGGGGTGTTCTGCGTCTGCCGGATCATCCTCTCCGCCTTCGGCCTGGAAACCATGGACCTGCTCTACCTGGGCATCCCCACGGCATATCTGGCCGCGTTCACCATTGTCGCGGCCTCGTGCATCGCCCTGACCAAGGACGACCTGAAGGCCCGGTTGGCCTATTCCACAGTGAGTCAGCTGTCCTACGTCATCCTCGGCGTGGCCCTGCTCACGCCCATGGCCGTGCTGGGCGGCACCACCCACATCGCCCACCACGCCTTTGCGAAGATCACTCTCTTTTTCGGTGCCGGCGCAATATACGTGGCCACGCACCTCAAGAAGATCAGCCAACTCTCCGGCGTAGGTCGGCGCATGCCCTGGACCTTCGGCGCCTTTTCCCTGGCCGCCCTGAGCATGATCGGCGCACCGCCGGTCTGCGGTTTCGTGACCAAATGGTACCTGGCCAACGGCGCCCTGCAGGCCGAACAAATCCCGATCCTGATAGCCCTGATGGCCAGCACCGTGCTCAATGCCAGCTATTTCGGTCCGATCATCTACAAGGCCTTCTTCGAATCGCCCGCTCCGGGCATCCGTCTGGACGACTGCAAGGAGGCCCCGCTGACCATGGTCGTGCCCCTGTTCATCACCGCCCTGATCTCCATCTTTCTGGGGCTCTTTCCGGATACATTCATGGGGTTCATCAAAGTGATGACCCGGTTCTAG
- a CDS encoding 4Fe-4S binding protein: protein MIMFREFGKAAQGLWSLVIGLGITFRAFVRPQVTVHYPRATVDDANLQTFHGHVELVGKDDEPLVPRCISCGMCAMNCPSACLTVVKQKAPKPTPEEKKAMEEAEARGEKVKKPAAPKDPATFMYDFSLCSLCGTCVEICPVDSLRFSSNIYQAGFGRHDFNLDLLTRLREQGGEPRGAAVSTPISTSDPDQG, encoded by the coding sequence ATGATCATGTTTCGCGAATTCGGCAAGGCCGCACAAGGCCTGTGGAGTCTGGTAATCGGCTTGGGAATCACCTTTCGAGCCTTTGTGCGGCCACAGGTGACCGTCCACTATCCCCGGGCCACCGTTGACGACGCCAATCTGCAAACCTTTCACGGTCATGTGGAACTGGTGGGCAAGGATGATGAACCTCTGGTGCCCAGATGCATTTCCTGCGGCATGTGCGCCATGAATTGCCCCAGCGCCTGCCTGACCGTGGTCAAGCAGAAAGCTCCGAAGCCGACGCCTGAGGAAAAGAAAGCCATGGAAGAGGCCGAAGCCCGGGGTGAAAAGGTCAAGAAGCCCGCCGCACCCAAGGACCCGGCCACGTTTATGTATGATTTTTCCCTCTGCAGTCTTTGCGGTACATGCGTGGAAATCTGTCCCGTGGATTCATTGCGGTTTTCCAGCAATATCTACCAAGCTGGATTCGGTCGCCACGATTTTAACCTGGACCTGCTCACCAGACTGCGGGAGCAGGGCGGGGAGCCGCGCGGAGCCGCCGTCAGCACACCGATTTCAACATCTGATCCGGATCAAGGATAG